The genomic stretch GCGGCCTACGGCAAGAAGCTGGTGGTCGCCGGTCACGGGCAGGCGTTCAACTTCTCGTACATCCACTCGGGTTGGTACAGCCAGATGTACCAGACGCTGCTCAACCAGACCGGCGGCAGCATGGTGAACGAGTCGTGTGACGGTGCCACGGTGAACCAGCCGAAGTCGGCGCAGGCGATGCAGATCTGGGCCACCTGGCGCGCAACGAGAAGATCGCCAACCCGCACAAGGCGAGCAGGGAGGCGACGGCACCGTTCCAGGACCTCGCCACAGGGACGCAGTCGATGGCGATCGTCTACCCGTGGTCGATGCCGCAGATCGAGGACTCCAACCCGAAGACGTACGAGGACCTGAAGGTGGTGCCGCTGCCGCAGGTCGACACCGCGAACCCGGTGACCCGCTGGTACGGCTACTACTGGGCCGTCAACAAGGCGTCCGAGCAACAGCAAGAGGCGTGGAAGTTCGTCTCCTACCTGTCCACCCAGCACGACGACTGGCTGGACGACGTCGGGTTCATCCAGGGGCAGCAAGGGTGGTCGGACACCGAGCCGGCCAAGGACATCGACTTCAGGGAGAGCTGGTCCAAGGCGTACACCAACGGTGAGTTCGACCAGGTGTGCCCGCACTGGAGCGAGGTGCAGGACGCCCTGAAGACCGCCGTGGACAAGGTCGTCTTCGACGGAGTGCCGCCGAAGCAGGCGCTCGACCAGGCCAACACACAGATCCAGTCCTCGGTCGAGTAGCCGGTGGCCGTCAGCAGGTTGCGGGCGGACGGGTTGGTGCGGAGCCGCCGTCGCGTCGACGTCAGGCGGGACGTCGTCGGGGCGGCTCTCGCCATACCCGCGGTCGCGCTGTTCCTCGCATTCGCGATCTGGCCGGCGCTGCGAGTCTTCTACTTCAGCCTGTACGAGTACTCGCTCACCGCGCCGCCGGAGTGGGTCGGCCTGGAGAACTTCGATTTCCTGTTGCACAGCAAGGAGTTCCACGGTGTCGTCCTGAACTCGTTGTTCTACGTGGGCGGTACGTACGTGCCCTCGGTGTGCCTCGCGCTGTTGCTGGCGCTCGCGTTGCGCTCCCGGATGCCCGCCGCCGGCGCCGTACGGCTGCTCTACTTCGTCCCCGTGGCCATGAGCTGGGTAGCGGTCTCGGTGATCTGGCGCCTGGTGCTGCAGCCGGACGGCCTGCTGAACCAGACGCTCGGGCTTGACCTCAACTGGCTCACCAGCTCCGCGACAGCGCGTTGGGGGCTGGTGATGATGAGCGTGTGGAAGGAGACCGGCTTCTTCCTCATCCTGTTCCTCGCCGGACTCACCACCATCCCGGACGACCTTTACGAGGCCGCGCGGGTGGACGGCTGCAACGCCTGGCAGCGCTTCGTGCACGTCACCCTGCCGCTGCTGAAGCCGACCACTGCGATCTGCTCGATCATGGCGGTGATCCGCGGGTTCCAGGCGTTCAGCGCCCAGTACGTGATGACCGGCGGTGGGTTCGGCACGGAGGTCGTCAACCTGTTCGTCTACAAGACCGCGTTCGAGAACGCCCGGATGGGCAGGGCGTCGGCGGTGGCCGTGCTGATGTTCTTCCTGCTGCTCGTGCTCACGTTGCTGCAGCTGCGTGTCTTCCGGCGGGACGACCGATGAGCCGGCCCGGCGCCAACCCGCTCGCGCTCGCCGGTCGCGTCCTCGTCTGGCTGGTGGTCGCGGCCGGCGGCGTCGCGTTCGCCGCGGTGCTCCTCTACGCGGTGCTGTCCGCGCTGAAGCCGGCCGGCCAGGTGCTCGCCGTGCCGTTGCGGTGGTTCCCCGACCCGTTCAGGTGGAGCAACCTGCTGCTCCCGTTCACCGAGACGGCATTCGCCCGTTACTACCTGAACTCGACCATCGTGGGGATCTCGGTTACTGCGCTGAACGTGTTCACCTGCACGCTGGCCGGGTACTCGTTCGCGAAGTACAGCTATCCTGGTCGCAACGTCGCGTTCGTCGTCGTGCTAGCGACGGCGATGGTGCCGCTCGAGGTCATCTACGTGCCGCTGTACGCACTGGTGTTCCAGCTCGGCTGGGTGAACAGCTTCGCCGGCCTGATCGTGCCTGCCGGGACGAGCGCGTTCGGGATCTTCCTGATGCGGCAGGCGATCATGCAGGTGCCGGACGAGCTGCTCGAAGCCGCACGCCTGGACGGCGCCGGCGAGCTGCGCAGCCTGGTGCAGGTCGTCGTACCCCTTGTGCGCGGCCCGATCGCCGCGCTGGCGCTGTTCATCTTCATGACGAACTGGGACTCCCACCTGTGGCCGTTGCTCGTCGGTTCCGACGACGCGCACACCACGCTGCCGGTCGGCCTCGCGGCGATGCAGGCGAACAACCTCGGTGCTACCGGCATCCCCATGATGATGGCGGCGGCGATCCTCGCGCTGCTGCCGACGCTGTTGCTGTTCCTCACCCTGCAGAAGCGGTTCGTGCAGGGCGTGGCGATGACCGCGGGCATCCGATGACCGGTGCGCGGACGTCCGTCGGCGTCGACGGTGGGCAGACCACGTTGCGGCTGGCCGTCGCGGGTACCGAGCTGCGGGCGGAACGTGCCGGGTTCAGCTACCGGCACAGCGACCCGTACGGCGAGCAGCTCGCCGCCATCAGGGAATGCTGGGCGGAGGTGGGCAGACCGGGCCCGGTCGGTCGTGTCACGCTCGGGCTCACCGGTGCGCCGAGCGGGTCCGAACGACGCGCGGAGTTCGCGGCGGCCGTGGGCGACCTGTTCGACGCGGACGAGGTGTGGCTGTCCGGCGACGTCGTCACTTCGCACTGCGGCGCCCTGCCCGACGGGCAAGGGGTCGTGCTGGCCGCGGGCACCGGAACCGCCTGCCTTGGCGTGGACGCCGGCACAGGTGCCTTACGTACCGTCGACGCGCGCGGCTACCTGTTCGGCGACGACGGCAGCGCGTTCGCCGTCGGACGGGCGGGCATCGCCGCGTGCCTGCGCGCGCTCGACGGCCGGGGCCAGGCGACCGCGCTGGCCGACGCTGCCACGGCGAGATACGGGCCACCGGCCCGACTGACGCAGCGGCTCTACGCGTCGCCGACGGTGGTCGCGGACACTGCGGCCTTCGCGGTCGAAGTCGACACGGCGGCGGCCCGAGGCGACCAGGTCGCGACGGAGATCATCGCGGCGGCCGCGGACGACCTGCACCGTACGGTCGTGGCGGCCGCGGCCGTGGTCACCGGCGAGCCGGTGCCCGTCGCAGGCACCGGCCGCTGGTTCGCCGCACCGACGCTGCACCAGCTGCTGCACGAGCGGCTGACCGCCGAGCCGGGGCTGCAGCTCGTACCGGCCGCCGGCGACGCACTCGACGGGGCCTGCCGGCTCGCCGTCGCCTCGGCCGCCGGTGCCTACCGGCCGCTGTTCCACGTCCACGAACGAA from Streptosporangiales bacterium encodes the following:
- a CDS encoding extracellular solute-binding protein; this encodes MAIVYPWSMPQIEDSNPKTYEDLKVVPLPQVDTANPVTRWYGYYWAVNKASEQQQEAWKFVSYLSTQHDDWLDDVGFIQGQQGWSDTEPAKDIDFRESWSKAYTNGEFDQVCPHWSEVQDALKTAVDKVVFDGVPPKQALDQANTQIQSSVE
- a CDS encoding ABC transporter permease subunit — protein: MAVSRLRADGLVRSRRRVDVRRDVVGAALAIPAVALFLAFAIWPALRVFYFSLYEYSLTAPPEWVGLENFDFLLHSKEFHGVVLNSLFYVGGTYVPSVCLALLLALALRSRMPAAGAVRLLYFVPVAMSWVAVSVIWRLVLQPDGLLNQTLGLDLNWLTSSATARWGLVMMSVWKETGFFLILFLAGLTTIPDDLYEAARVDGCNAWQRFVHVTLPLLKPTTAICSIMAVIRGFQAFSAQYVMTGGGFGTEVVNLFVYKTAFENARMGRASAVAVLMFFLLLVLTLLQLRVFRRDDR
- a CDS encoding ABC transporter permease subunit, which gives rise to MSRPGANPLALAGRVLVWLVVAAGGVAFAAVLLYAVLSALKPAGQVLAVPLRWFPDPFRWSNLLLPFTETAFARYYLNSTIVGISVTALNVFTCTLAGYSFAKYSYPGRNVAFVVVLATAMVPLEVIYVPLYALVFQLGWVNSFAGLIVPAGTSAFGIFLMRQAIMQVPDELLEAARLDGAGELRSLVQVVVPLVRGPIAALALFIFMTNWDSHLWPLLVGSDDAHTTLPVGLAAMQANNLGATGIPMMMAAAILALLPTLLLFLTLQKRFVQGVAMTAGIR